The following nucleotide sequence is from Nevskiales bacterium.
CGGTGCGCTTCGTGATCGACCCGGCGCTGCCGGCACACGTGGACACGGTGACCGTGTCCTACACGTTTTTCGACGCAACCCGGCTGGCGCAAGGTGAGCACCCGCGCGCCGGCCGGATCAACTAGACGACAGGGGTAAACCGATGGCTCACTCGCACACCCAGGCCCATGGCGACCACTACTACGTCCCGCCGCCGAGCGCGTGGCCGTTCTTCACCACCATGGGGCTGGTGGCCTTCTTCGTCGGCTTTGGCAACTGGCTCAACGGCCTGGCGGCCGGCGAGGCTACCGGGCTGTACCGCATCCTGTTTGCCGGCGGGCTGATGTGGGTGATCTTCATGGCCTGGATCTGGTTCCGCGGCGTGATCGGCGAGAACGAGGCCGGCGTGTACAACCTGCAGGTGGACCGCACCTTCCGCTGGTCCATGAGCTGGTTCATCTTCTCCGAGGTGATGTTCTTCGGTGCCTTCTTCGGCGCGCTGTTCTATGCGCGTGCGCTGGCGGTGCCCTGGCTGGGCGGCGAGGGTGCCAAGTTCTCGACCAACGAGTTCATCTGGCCGAGCTTCGAGGCGCTGTGGCCGACCAACGGCCCGGGCGCCATCGGCGGCGATTTCGACATCATCCCGGCCTGGGGGGTGCCGTTCCTCAACACCATCATCCTGCTGAGCTCCGGCGTGACCATCACCATCGCGCACTGGGGCCTCAAGGAGAACAACCGCGCCAAGCTGATCTGGGGGCTGGTGGCGACCGTGGCGCTGGGCTGTCTGTTCCTGTTCTTCCAGGCGGAGGAGTACATCCACGCCTACCGCGAGCTGAACCTCACGCTCGGCTCCGGCATTTACGGCTCGACCTTCTTCATGCTGACCGGCTTCCACGGCGCGCACGTGACGCTCGGCACGATCATGCTGATCGTGATCCTCGGCCGCTGCATCAAGGGCCACTTCACCGAGGAACGCCATTTCGGCTTCGAAGGCGTGGCCTGGTACTGGCACTTCGTGGACGTGGTGTGGATCGGGCTGTTTATCTTCGTCTACGTGATCTAAGGAAGCTCTGATCAGCTGCTTTCGTCATTCCGGCGCAAGCCAGAATCCAGCGACTTTCAAGGCCCTGGGCCCCGGCTTACGCCGGGGTGACGGAAATGATCGGACTCTCCCGCCTGCAGGTCGGGTCAAGCGCAGCGGACCCGACATCCGTGCTACGGCGTCAGCCCGTGCGGCTTGATCCAGCCCAGGAAGAATGCGGCGATCAGGAACACGATCAGCGCCACCTGCAGGCCCACGCGCCAGGTCAGCGCGCGCAGCGTGCGGCGGTCGGAGCGGCGGCCGGGATCCTTGACCAGAAAGAACAGCCCGCTGAACAGCGCCACCAGGATCGCCAGCAGGAACAGCAGGATGACATGGTTAGGCGTCATGCGGCGGGCGTCCGGTGGTGAGCGATGAGTGGCATGTTGGCAAGCTTCCGTTTTCGTCCGCCGTGGTGGGCCTGGCTGCTGGCGGCCGCCGGCCTGGCCCTGTTCCTGCGCCTGGGTGTCTGGCAGCTGGACCGGGCCGCAGAAAAGAAGGCGATCATATCGGCCTACCAGCAGGCCGCCAAGTCGGCGCCGGTGGATCTCGATGCGGCGCTGGCCGCCGGCCGCCCGGCCAGCGATTTTTACGCACGAGCAGTTTCGGTGAATGGCCGTTTCGAGGCCGGGCGCAGCCTGC
It contains:
- a CDS encoding cytochrome c oxidase subunit 3 translates to MAHSHTQAHGDHYYVPPPSAWPFFTTMGLVAFFVGFGNWLNGLAAGEATGLYRILFAGGLMWVIFMAWIWFRGVIGENEAGVYNLQVDRTFRWSMSWFIFSEVMFFGAFFGALFYARALAVPWLGGEGAKFSTNEFIWPSFEALWPTNGPGAIGGDFDIIPAWGVPFLNTIILLSSGVTITIAHWGLKENNRAKLIWGLVATVALGCLFLFFQAEEYIHAYRELNLTLGSGIYGSTFFMLTGFHGAHVTLGTIMLIVILGRCIKGHFTEERHFGFEGVAWYWHFVDVVWIGLFIFVYVI
- a CDS encoding twin transmembrane helix small protein: MTPNHVILLFLLAILVALFSGLFFLVKDPGRRSDRRTLRALTWRVGLQVALIVFLIAAFFLGWIKPHGLTP